The Candidatus Woesearchaeota archaeon genome contains the following window.
GCTTCAACAGCAGACCTAACTTCTTGAATACTTTGCTCTGCAATATGTGATGTGCCAATTAATGTTAACTGTTTGTATTTTATCATAATTCTATAGTTATAGTTTTATCCTTGGAGTTTAAATTTTTAATTAGTTTGTGTCCTTTTAGTTTTTCTTTTATTTCATCAAAAGAATATTTTTCTAGAGCTTTGCGGATCTGTAGTAAAACTTCGCTAATTAATTGATAATTTGAGTATAATTGTTCGCCTTTTTCACGATTTTCCTTTTCATCTTTTTCTAGTTTTAACAAATTATTTCTTTGAATTTCTATAATTTTATTTATCTTGTTTTGTTCTTTATTTAAAGAAGTTTCCAAAATCGATTTAGTTTCCTCTTTTGAAATATTTGTAAAATAATTATCCAGCGCTTCATTATAAGTATTAAATTCTTTAAACTCTTTATTTGCATATGATTTAAGTTGAAAAGGGCTGATATCTTCGTTAGTGTAATTATACCCTTTATTTCCATTTTTTAATTCCATCAAGATTTTAAATAGATTTTCAAGTTTTTTTCTGCCTAATGCCGGTTCAGAATTTTTATCAATATTAGCGATAATACATGCCTCTTCAGAATAAGTTTTGCCCAGTCCTAAATCTAAAGCCAAAGTTTTAACAATAGATTCCTGTGAAGATTTTTTACAAAATTCTCGAAATTGTTCTTCGTCCATTTTAAGAAAATTAATCGGTTTATTCGGGAAAATATAATCGTTACCTGGCATAACTGACCTGTCTGCCCATTTTTGCTGTTCAACAGCGCTCAATATTTTATTATCTTTTACCAGTATAATGTTTCCTTTGCCAAACAGCTCAATAAATAAACTTAATTTGCCCTCTTGTTTTTCAATTTCAATTTCAACTATCCTTTCAAAACCTTTTTGTTCTAATTTTCTTATTCTAGCGCCTAACAGCTTTTTTCTAAGGTATAAACAAAAAGAGGTCGCGCCCTCGAATTTTGGTTTATAGTCAGTTAAATACATAAATTTACCTGCCATGATTCTTAATATTTTTTTACCTAAAGAAGGCACATGTATAATTAACATCAGCTCTTTCTTTGAAGGGTTATAAATATTGTCTAACTTACTTCCTACAAGAAATTGTAATTCCTTAATTATATAATTAAGTTCAAGGGCTGCTATGTTTTGTTTCATCATTAATTTTTTTCACAATGCTGCTTATTTTGTAACCTTCAGAAGTTTCAACAACTAAAATCTTATGTTTATATTGTTCTTGCGCTTCTGTTAAACATACATCAAATATTTCTGCATCCAGGTTATCACGTATTTTTTTATCTTTATATCCGCGTTCTTTTAAACGCTTTTTTAATTCTGAAATTTCGCACTTGCATACAACGCACAAATCAATATATTTTTGCGGGATATAATGGGATAAATGGGAATCAATAATTAACCGGTTATTTTTATTTATCAAATCAATTAACATTTTTGCTAATTTTTTAGGATCGATTATTAAACATTCATTCTGCTCATCAAATCCTTCACAAATAGTGCTTTTTTCAAGTAAAGCCTTAACATCAATAAATTTATGATTATATGCTTTAGCCAATTTTTTTGAAATAACTGTCTTTCCGGTTCCGGGTGTACCAGTAACTATTATTATCATATTTTATAGTAATGAAAAATCCTATATAAAAGTATCTTTATTAATGACTTAATATTAAAATGAGGTTAATTCCTTTTCGTGAAGGTTACCCCGTGTATAAATTGGTTTAAATATTTGGATACTCCTTTTAATTAATAGTTGTTATATGATATGTTAAAGGTATTTAAAAAAACTAGCTTCTTTAACATTTTTTTTTGCTTTTTCAATATGTTCTACTGAAAAGTATTTATTTTTTTCTTTATCCTCCTTTTCTTCTACTTTTTCAATGATCGACTTTTTTCTAAATTTTAGGAAAGAAGGTATTAACGCAAATTTAGTGCTTCCGGGAGTTAAACTGCCCCAACCTTTCAAAAGATTTCTTCTTCGAATTACATTAATCAATATAATCAGGAAAAATATTGCTAGTGAAATCCCTATCAAATAAAACACTTGTTTAGATAATGTTTCTAAAGGTTGGCCATAAACTAAAACTTTCTTTAGCATATCTTCAGCTATAACAAATGGATTATATGATAAATATACCCTAAATGATTCAGGTACAGATTCTAACGGAATAATCAGATTCGAAAGCAACAAAAATAAACTACCTATAGAAATTGCGCCTAACGTCCCTGTTTCTTCAGAGTTAAATAAATATCCTATTAACATTCCAATGACCGTAAAAATTGTAGTGATTAATACAAGTGATACAGATGCTTCTAAAATAGTGGTAATGAGGTTAGGACTAAAGAATACAATTGAAATACCTATTATAATTATTATTTGGATTAAAACTAATACCATATTTGTAAAATAGATTGAAATTACAAACCAAAAATCAGAAACAGGTGAAATAAAATTTCTAAAATATGCTGGACTATGTTTTTCCATCATTACAAGAGTCGTGGCAAGCAATATACTTACAAACATTATAACTAACACAATTAAACTTGGAAATAATAAATTAAGATGTGTTGTTTCAGAGGTTACTGCTTTAATATTAGTTTTAATTGGGCTAACAACCTCATCAGCACCAGAAATTTGAACACTGCCTACAGAATTATCAATTTTATTAAATGCTTCCTGTATACTCTCTAAAGAAGATAAGCTTTCATCTATATTAGTTTTAATAGTCAGCAGCAAAGTATTTGCATCTGTCCGTGTTTTGGATGCAAGTTGTAATTTATCACTTGTTTCAATAATTTTGTTATAAGAAAGTTCTATCATTTGCATTAATTCCCCTGTATTATTTGCACCACTTTCAAGAAGGCTTTTAGCGTTTGTTAAACTGGAATATGCCGAATTTAAATCCGAAACAACTTCATCTCCGCCGCTTAATGAAGTCGCGAGAGCCATTGCAGCGCTAACTTTTGATCTTGCTGAAGTAATGCTGCTGAGAGCCTCTTCTTTATCCGATTCTAGGATTTTAGCCTTAAGCTCAGGCATATTAAATTCTTCAATATTCACATTTAAATCTAAAGAAGATAAATCTGTTGTAATTGACTGGATATTAGAACTTATTTGTTTATTATCTGAAATAAGCTTTGATAGCAAAGGTTTTTTACTAAATACTTCTTTTCTGGTCTCTTCTAAACTGGTTAACAATGTATTTGTAAGTTCCATACTTATTTCTTTTGAACGTAATGAGATTTTATTTGTTAAAGTTTCAAGAATCAGGTAAACCATATTAATCCTTGAATAATCCACATAAAATGTTACTTCATTATTACGATTTTCACCTACAATACTAAAATCATTTGGAAAAATAACACAAGTATGCAAAGCTCCTTCTTTAATCCTTTGAACACAGTCAGTTTCAGTATTTGTCTTTACAACATTAAATTGTTTTTCTGAAAGTTTATCTATAAAGGAATTAACTATTTCATTTACATTTGAAGAATAGATTCCAATATTTAGCGCATAAGTATTTGTGTTATCAAATGCAAAACCCAGCAACAATATTACTAATAATGGTCCAAGGATAACAATTAACGCTGAAGCTTTGGACCTAATCAAAAGTTTAAAATTCTTTTGTATTAATTTAATAAATTTGTTAAGCATTATCGTTTTTGTGAGTTAATAAACACTTCCTCCAAAGATGGTCTTGATACAGTTAATTTTACGATATGGTCTTTTGATAGTTTAACCATTTTGATTAAATAGTCTAATACTTGTTCAGTATTAGGGGTATGAAAAATTAATGAGTTTTCAATTTTTACAATATTAGATACTTTAAAACTTTTTTTAGATTTAAGTTTAGGAATGAGTTTACTATAATTTTTTGAAGTTGTAGTCAGATAAACTTCATTATTAGTTGTATAAAGCTGTTTAAGTTTCTCAATTGAACCAATTTGACTAAATTTCCCGTCATGTAATACGGCGATAGTATCACATTCACTTTCAAGTTCATCCAACAAATGAGAAGCAATAATAATTGTTGTTCCCGCATTATTGACCTTTGCTAAAAGTTCCCAGGTTTCTCTCCTCATTATCGGATCAAGGTCAGCAGTAGGTTCATCCAATATCAATACTTTTGGTTTATGAATTAACGCGCAAGCAATCCCTAAACGTTTCTGCATTCCAAAAGAGAGTTCCATTGCCAATGAATCTTTAAATTTAATTAAATTTACCAAACCTAACAATTCTTTAGATGTTTTTGCAATTTCTTCACTTGAAAGACTATATAGTGTACCAAAATATTCCAAGTTTTCTTGGGCAGTTAATTTGGGATAAAAAGAAGAATCCTGCGGTGCAAATCCAATCAATGTTTTAATAATTTTTGAAGATTTCGAAATTGGCATCATGCCTTTATCAGTCCTAAACAATACTTCACCTGTTTCAGGGGATAAAAATCCTATCAAAACATTTAATAAAGTACTTTTACCTGAACCTGACATTCCAATTATACCCATCACTTCTCCGGTTTTAACTGCAAGATCTAAATTACTTAAAACTTTATTTTTGCCATATTGTTTGGATATTCCTTTACAATCTATGATATACTGATTATTTTTGTTTTTAGCAGAATCTTTAAAAATTGATTTTTTTTTAGAAATCACTTTATTTTTAACACTAGCTTTTGCCATAGATTTACCTCTTTTTCTTTTAGGCATTAATATATATTATAGAATATTTTATTTATAAAACTTTCTTTTATTCTGCTTTGGAGAAAAACTCATTACATGAGGTTGACTTCAAGTTAGTATTCTAATCAGTCCAATATCTCTAAGAAAGGTTTTTTGGTTACTTTAAATTTAAACTGAAATACTAACCAAAAGAAGTCAACAGATTTTTACCGGGCTTTCACTTATACAATATCTCTACCAAACACCAGAGACTTTTTTTTGAACTTATAAAGTTTTGCAGGCCTATGCGCGCCTTCCATTTTAGACTCTCTGGTTTCATCAAGAATATCTAAAGAAAGTAACTTTTTTCTAAAATTCCGTTTATCAAGTTTTCTATCAAGAATAATTTCATACAACTTCTGTAATTCAGTTAATGTAAATAACTGCGGCAATAATTGAAAAGCAATTGTAGTATAATTAAGCTTATTCCTTAATCTTTTGATAGCATAATCTAATATTAAATTGTGATCGAACCCTAATTTAGAAACTTTGCTAATTGGAAACCATTTAGCATTTTTTGCATCTGTTGAAGCCTTTAACTTAATTTTTGTAGAATCAATTAATGAATAATATGTCACTGTAATCACTCTTCCCCGGGGGTCACGTTGAGGATTACCAAAAGTGTAAAGTTGTTCCATATAAATATTATTTACACCTGTTTCTTCAAAAAGTTCACGTTTTGCAGCTTTTTCTAAATCTTCATCTAATCTGACAAAACCGCCCGGAATTACCATTAAATCTTTCCATGGCTCAAACTTTCTTTGAACAAGCAATACCTTGAGAGTTTCGTGTTCAACAGTAAAAAGAACAATATCTACAGTCACTAACATTTTATCCATAGTGTATATTATACATTTAGTTTATTTAAATGTTATCCAAAACATCATCAGTAGTAACAAACTTTGCGCCTGCTTCAGCCATTTCTTCTAAAGCCAATTTGGTTGTATCGGGAGCAACACCTTTAATTGCATCTTTCACAACATAACATTGTATTCCTCGCTTCTGCATACCTAAAACTGCTGCTTTTACGCAATAATCTGTTGCGACTCCATAGACGACTGCTTCGTCTATCATTGGTACAATTCTATCATTTTTCAAACCTTTATTACTTAACAATTCTTCGATTGCAGGGTTAGTAAAAATGTCACAAGATTGTTTTTCAAAATAAACTGAATTTTTAAGTCCCAAACAACGAAATTTATAAAAAATAGAGAATAAAGAATCTCGAGCAATCCCTAATAATTTATTATTACTTCCCTTAACTAAATCGTGAGGAATATAAATTCCTAAATCTTCACCATCATAAGGTGAACCATCAATAGTTTGATGAATTTTTAATTGTCCTAAAGTTCCATCCATACAATGATCCGGAAATGGTCCACCATATCTCTGCAATTCTTCTTCTCTGGATTTATATTCAGGTGTGCCAAAATGCCTATCAACTGAACCAATTACCTGAATTCCCGATAAATTTGCAAAATCAATTAATAATTCCAAATTATCTTTAATCTCTTCTGCTCCTGGCACATAAAGCGCACCATCCACATTCATAAAATCATTTTGTGTATCCACATCAAAAAATATTTTCATTTTTAATCACCCCATAATTTCAATTTTGAGGTCAGAAAACTTTTTAGTTTTCGTTACCTCATATAATTTACTACCCAAATTTTTAATCATTTCATAATTTTCAAGTTTTGTTTTCCATCTATCTGGAATCTCATCAATTCCATTAAAAGTTCCTAACAAAGCGCCAACAATTGCGCCATTTGTATCAGTGTCACCACCCGAATTAACAGTTTCAATCAAAGTTTCTTCAAAATCATATGGGTTCATTGCAAACATTCCCAATGAAAAAGGTACGGCCTCTAAAACATAAAATCTTGCTCCAACTTTTTCCAATAGATATCCTGAGTCAAATTCTAAACTTTTTTTAACAATTTGCAACTTATTTG
Protein-coding sequences here:
- a CDS encoding NFACT family protein, which encodes MMKQNIAALELNYIIKELQFLVGSKLDNIYNPSKKELMLIIHVPSLGKKILRIMAGKFMYLTDYKPKFEGATSFCLYLRKKLLGARIRKLEQKGFERIVEIEIEKQEGKLSLFIELFGKGNIILVKDNKILSAVEQQKWADRSVMPGNDYIFPNKPINFLKMDEEQFREFCKKSSQESIVKTLALDLGLGKTYSEEACIIANIDKNSEPALGRKKLENLFKILMELKNGNKGYNYTNEDISPFQLKSYANKEFKEFNTYNEALDNYFTNISKEETKSILETSLNKEQNKINKIIEIQRNNLLKLEKDEKENREKGEQLYSNYQLISEVLLQIRKALEKYSFDEIKEKLKGHKLIKNLNSKDKTITIEL
- a CDS encoding adenylate kinase family protein codes for the protein MIIIVTGTPGTGKTVISKKLAKAYNHKFIDVKALLEKSTICEGFDEQNECLIIDPKKLAKMLIDLINKNNRLIIDSHLSHYIPQKYIDLCVVCKCEISELKKRLKERGYKDKKIRDNLDAEIFDVCLTEAQEQYKHKILVVETSEGYKISSIVKKINDETKHSSP
- a CDS encoding ABC transporter permease codes for the protein MLNKFIKLIQKNFKLLIRSKASALIVILGPLLVILLLGFAFDNTNTYALNIGIYSSNVNEIVNSFIDKLSEKQFNVVKTNTETDCVQRIKEGALHTCVIFPNDFSIVGENRNNEVTFYVDYSRINMVYLILETLTNKISLRSKEISMELTNTLLTSLEETRKEVFSKKPLLSKLISDNKQISSNIQSITTDLSSLDLNVNIEEFNMPELKAKILESDKEEALSSITSARSKVSAAMALATSLSGGDEVVSDLNSAYSSLTNAKSLLESGANNTGELMQMIELSYNKIIETSDKLQLASKTRTDANTLLLTIKTNIDESLSSLESIQEAFNKIDNSVGSVQISGADEVVSPIKTNIKAVTSETTHLNLLFPSLIVLVIMFVSILLATTLVMMEKHSPAYFRNFISPVSDFWFVISIYFTNMVLVLIQIIIIIGISIVFFSPNLITTILEASVSLVLITTIFTVIGMLIGYLFNSEETGTLGAISIGSLFLLLSNLIIPLESVPESFRVYLSYNPFVIAEDMLKKVLVYGQPLETLSKQVFYLIGISLAIFFLIILINVIRRRNLLKGWGSLTPGSTKFALIPSFLKFRKKSIIEKVEEKEDKEKNKYFSVEHIEKAKKNVKEASFFKYL
- a CDS encoding ABC transporter ATP-binding protein, with the protein product MPKRKRGKSMAKASVKNKVISKKKSIFKDSAKNKNNQYIIDCKGISKQYGKNKVLSNLDLAVKTGEVMGIIGMSGSGKSTLLNVLIGFLSPETGEVLFRTDKGMMPISKSSKIIKTLIGFAPQDSSFYPKLTAQENLEYFGTLYSLSSEEIAKTSKELLGLVNLIKFKDSLAMELSFGMQKRLGIACALIHKPKVLILDEPTADLDPIMRRETWELLAKVNNAGTTIIIASHLLDELESECDTIAVLHDGKFSQIGSIEKLKQLYTTNNEVYLTTTSKNYSKLIPKLKSKKSFKVSNIVKIENSLIFHTPNTEQVLDYLIKMVKLSKDHIVKLTVSRPSLEEVFINSQKR
- a CDS encoding NUDIX hydrolase, which gives rise to MDKMLVTVDIVLFTVEHETLKVLLVQRKFEPWKDLMVIPGGFVRLDEDLEKAAKRELFEETGVNNIYMEQLYTFGNPQRDPRGRVITVTYYSLIDSTKIKLKASTDAKNAKWFPISKVSKLGFDHNLILDYAIKRLRNKLNYTTIAFQLLPQLFTLTELQKLYEIILDRKLDKRNFRKKLLSLDILDETRESKMEGAHRPAKLYKFKKKSLVFGRDIV
- a CDS encoding isochorismatase family protein is translated as MKIFFDVDTQNDFMNVDGALYVPGAEEIKDNLELLIDFANLSGIQVIGSVDRHFGTPEYKSREEELQRYGGPFPDHCMDGTLGQLKIHQTIDGSPYDGEDLGIYIPHDLVKGSNNKLLGIARDSLFSIFYKFRCLGLKNSVYFEKQSCDIFTNPAIEELLSNKGLKNDRIVPMIDEAVVYGVATDYCVKAAVLGMQKRGIQCYVVKDAIKGVAPDTTKLALEEMAEAGAKFVTTDDVLDNI